The Clostridium beijerinckii genomic sequence TTTAGCGGATCAAGGAAAAAAGATTATGCTTGTAAGTACTGATCCAGCATCAAATCTTCAAGATGTATTTAATACAGAGTTAAATAATAAAGGCATTCAAATAAAGGAAGTCCCAAACTTAACTGTTGCAAATTTTGAACCAGAAGCTGCAGCGGCTGAATATAGGGAAAGTGTAATAGCTCCATATAGAGGAAAGTTACCACAAGCAGTAATAGATAATATGGAAGAACAATTATCAGGTTCATGTACTGTTGAAATTGCAGCATTTAATGAGTTCTCAGCTATGATAACTGATGAAAAAGTATTCAATGAATATGATCATATCATTTTTGATACTGCACCAACAGGGCATACCTTAAGAATGTTACAATTACCTTCTGCATGGAGTGATTTTATTAATGAAAGCACTCATGGAGCATCATGCTTAGGCCAGCTTGCAGGACTTGAAGAAAAGAAAGAGATGTACAAAAGTGCAGTAGATACTTTGGCTGATGGAGAGAAAACAACGCTTGTACTTGTATCTCGTCCTGAAACTTCTCCACTAAAAGAGGCAGAAAGAGCTTCTAGTGAACTTCAAGAAATAGGAGTAAACAATCAAATATTAGTTATAAATGGTGTACTTCAAAATCATGATGATGAACTCTCAAGTGCTATTTATGAAAAGCAGCAAAAAGCTTTAAGTAATATGCCACCTAAATTTAAGGATATCGAAACTTTTGAAATTCCTCTAAGACCTTATAATATAACTGGGCTTGAAAACGTAAGAGCTTTCCTTAAAAAAGATTATATTAAAATTAGTGAGGAATCTTTAAATGCAGTGGCTATGCCAAAATTAAAAGATGTCATTGAGGATCTATATAATAGCAGCAAAAAAGTTATTTTTACAATGGGTAAAGGTGGAGTTGGTAAGACAACTATAGCAGCAGCTATAGCACTAGGACTTGCAAAAAAGGGTAAGAAGGTTCACTTAACAACAACAGATCCAGCTGCTCACTTGAAATTTGTATTAGATGAAAGCTATGGAATATCTTTGAGTAACATTGACGAAAAAGAAGAACTCGAAAAGTACAGACAAGAAGTTATAGGTAAGGCAAGAGAAAACAATATGACTGATGAAGATATCGAATATATTGAAGAAGATTTAAGATCGCCTTGTACTCAAGAAATAGCAGTATTTAGAGCTTTTGCTGAAATTGTTGAAAGATCAGAAAATGAAGTTGTAGTAATAGATACAGCGCCAACAGGCCATACTTTACTTCTTTTAGATTCAACAGAAAGTTATAATAAAGAAATTTCTAGATCAGAAGGAGATATACCAGAGTCAGTAATAAAATTATTGCCTAGATTAAGAAATGAAAGTGAAACTGAAGTAGTTATAGTAACTTTGGCTGAAACAACTCCTGTTTATGAAGCCATGAGACTTCAAAAGGATTTAGATAGGGCTCAGATTCATAGCAAATGGTGGATAATCAATTCAAGTCTTTATGCAACTGATACAACCAATGAAATCTTAAAGGTAAAGGCAAGTAATGAAATTCAGTGGATTAACAAAGTTGATGAAATTTCTAATGGAAACTTTGCGGTAATAGAATGGAAGGCAGAAGACGTAAGAGGAAATAACTTAAT encodes the following:
- the arsA gene encoding arsenical pump-driving ATPase, which encodes MLKLFDIEKLNLTKYLFFTGKGGVGKTSTACAVAVNLADQGKKIMLVSTDPASNLQDVFNTELNNKGIQIKEVPNLTVANFEPEAAAAEYRESVIAPYRGKLPQAVIDNMEEQLSGSCTVEIAAFNEFSAMITDEKVFNEYDHIIFDTAPTGHTLRMLQLPSAWSDFINESTHGASCLGQLAGLEEKKEMYKSAVDTLADGEKTTLVLVSRPETSPLKEAERASSELQEIGVNNQILVINGVLQNHDDELSSAIYEKQQKALSNMPPKFKDIETFEIPLRPYNITGLENVRAFLKKDYIKISEESLNAVAMPKLKDVIEDLYNSSKKVIFTMGKGGVGKTTIAAAIALGLAKKGKKVHLTTTDPAAHLKFVLDESYGISLSNIDEKEELEKYRQEVIGKARENNMTDEDIEYIEEDLRSPCTQEIAVFRAFAEIVERSENEVVVIDTAPTGHTLLLLDSTESYNKEISRSEGDIPESVIKLLPRLRNESETEVVIVTLAETTPVYEAMRLQKDLDRAQIHSKWWIINSSLYATDTTNEILKVKASNEIQWINKVDEISNGNFAVIEWKAEDVRGNNLINLIQ